Proteins encoded by one window of Dioscorea cayenensis subsp. rotundata cultivar TDr96_F1 unplaced genomic scaffold, TDr96_F1_v2_PseudoChromosome.rev07_lg8_w22 25.fasta BLBR01000114.1, whole genome shotgun sequence:
- the LOC120253542 gene encoding uncharacterized protein LOC120253542: MPAQHSRTRRGRVNSPAVATPRAQRGGRRGEPTPPPSPSPPRQEASSRHDPAVAAYMHAPEVQGSYSHARYVPTHEALEAFRVSLGYQGRRPTYREYQDFLDYWRIFGRQAQTTPVTTPQTLAPPRAPSGRSELVREGKRVRENIAKRRSLEAGQPSKKSRSEGSSKGNSTPGPTRPPLSQSGDQQRLTRSDSAPSVRGPEASNRCKNCGKPHKGQCQTPRKCFHCGQTGHLRSACPELGRGGSTPASQDRPSQFRGSQPVASSPVTTKSGAASNTSQPGAHRPQTRAQTRVFAMTEEEAECRPNVITGGEASSKGKEIIDK, translated from the exons ATGCCAGCACAACATTCACGCACTCGCCGTGGAAGAGTTAATTCCCCTGCTGTTGCTACACCAAGAGCTCAGAGAGGTGGAAGGCGAGGAGAACCAACCCCGCCCCCATCTCCATCGCCACCTAGGCAGGAGGCCAGTTCAAGGCATGATCCTGCGGTGGCGGCCTACATGCATGCCCCGGAGGTTCAGGGGAGCTACTCCCATGCTCGCTACGTCCCAACTCACGAGGCATTAGAAGCCTTTAGGGTCTCATTGGGCTACCAAGGGAGGCGGCCTACCTACCGAGAGTACCAGGACTTCTTAGACTATTGGAGGATTTTTGGGAGACAGGCTCAGACTACCCCAGTAACTACCCCACAGACACTCGCACCACCACGGGCCCCGAGTG GGCGAAGCGAGTTGGTTAGAGAAGGCAAGAGAGTTCGAGAGAACATAGCTAAGAGAAGAAGCTTGGAGGCGGGACAGCCATCCAAGAAGAGTAGGAGTGAGGGTTCCTCCAAGGGCAATTCTACTCCAGGCCCCACTAGACCTCCACTATCTCAGAGTGGTGATCAGCAGAGACTTACACGTTCTGATAGCGCTCCTAGTGTCAGAGGCCCAGAAGCTAGTAACAGGTGCAAGAATTGTGGAAAGCCGCATAAAGGACAGTGTCAGACACCTCGCAAGTGCTTCCATTGCGGTCAAACTGGACATTTGAGGTCAGCATGTCCAGAGTTGGGACGGGGTGGATCTACACCAGCATCTCAGGACCGTCCTAGCCAGTTCAGAGGTTCTCAGCCAGTAGCATCTTCCCCAGTTACTACCAAGTCGGGAGCTGCTAGCAACACTTCGCAGCCAGGTGCCCATCGACCTCAGACCAGAGCTCAGACCCGAGTATTTGCCATGACAGAGGAAGAGGCTGAGTGTAGGCCTAATGTGATCACAG gaggagaagcttcaagcaaaggaaaagagattatagacaagtaa